A portion of the Meriones unguiculatus strain TT.TT164.6M chromosome 14, Bangor_MerUng_6.1, whole genome shotgun sequence genome contains these proteins:
- the LOC132646974 gene encoding atherin-like, translating to MSRDAEGVARDSVARVPGLWGARCLPSARGSRCPGFGGPRVRLQRPDLGGARVGAAAARGAGGQRSAAGGLGRRRYEQPDPAGSCPGLARAEAAAPAPAPPGARAPAPAPARAALHRGLAAPPPAGAYLPARRSALRLARLCPPRRARAPRTRTPAAPSRRAPRAWSCPPPREPLLAPPAFRPRRVLAPALPAALRASFLGQSPRGVQNEVREGSGESQRVTWSSCLVPEGPDCPRLFQSVLAGRSLDPFQRRKINPSPSIPNALTHSTTGPSVHPPVCPFILPPIHPISTRPQAELASPAVRRRSRCRTLSHLFGTMSVSCHRVSCHDDNGLNF from the exons ATGAGCCGGGACGCAGAGGGCGTCGCAAGGGACTCGGTGGCCCGGGTCCCGGGGCTTTGGGGTGCCCGCTGCCTCCCGTCGGCAAGAGGATCTCGCTGTCCTGGGTTTGGGGGTCCCC GTGTGCGGTTGCAGCGACCAGATCTTGGGGGGGCCCGGGTCGGAGCGGCGGCCGCCCGCGGGGCTGGAGGTCAGCGCTCAGCCGCTGGGGGGCTCGGGCGCCGCCGCTACGAGCAGCCCGACCCTGCGGGCTCCTGCCCCGGCCTGGCGCGGGCTGAGGCTGCGGCTCCGGCTCCCGCTCCGCCCGGCGCTCGGGCTCCAGCACCAGCGCCCGCCCGGGCTGCGCTCCATCGCGGCCTCGCGGCTCCGCCTCCCGCCGGCGCGTACCTGCCCGCCCGCCGCTCCGCCCTCCGCCTCGCGCGCCTTTGTCCGCCGCGCCGGGCGCGCGCCCCGCGCACGCGCACTCCCGCCGCGCCCTCCCGCCGGGCGCCGCGGGCCTGGTCCTGCCCCCCACCGCGGGAGCCGCTCCTTGCCCCGCCCGCTTTCCGGCCACGCCGGGTCCTAGCGCCGGCCCTGCCTGCCGCGCTTCGAGCTTCTTTTCTAGGTCAGAGCCCGCGAGGGGTCCAGAACGAGGTTAGAGAGGGCTCGGGGGAGTCGCAGAGGGTCACCTGGTCCAGCTGCTTGGTCCCCGAGGGGCCAGACTGTCCCAGACTATTTCAGTCTGTGCTCGCGGGGCGGAGCCTGGATCCGtttcaaagaaggaaaataaatccgAGCCCTTCTATTCCGAATGCACTCACTCATTCAACCACCGGTCCATCTGTTCACCCGCCTGTCTGCCCATTCATCCTTCCACCTATACATCCGATTTCCACGAGACCTCAGGCCGAGCTTGCGAGCCCTGCCGTACGGAGGCG atccagatgtagaactctcagccaccTCTTCGGCACCATGTCTGTGTCGTGCCACcgtgtttcctgccatgatgataatggactaaacttttga